Part of the Nocardia farcinica genome, GTCACACTGCTGTTGCGGGTGCGCGGCAACACCCCCGCCGAGAAGCGCGCGCTGGCCCGCAGGCGCGAGTTCGACGCCTTCGTCGCGGGCCTGGTCGCGGCGGCGGGCGAGGAGGGCGATCTGCACACCGATGTCGATCCCGCCCTGGCCAGCCGGCTGATCTGGGGCATGATCAACTCCATCGTGGAGTGGTACCGCCCGCGCGGGGAGAACTCCGCCGACGAGATCGCCGACGCCGTGGTCGCCATCGTCTTCGACGGCCTGCGCCGCTCCGGCCCGGCCACCGGCTGACCCCCGACCTTGACATGCGCGCGGCTCTCCCGGATGGTAATTACCGACCGAATGTTCAGTTGAACGGAGAGCTGATGAGCGAACTGCTGCAAAGCTACGTGGGGGGCCGCTGGGTCACCCCGCCCGACGAGGGCACCCCGTTGCTCAGCGCCGTCGACGGCAGCGTGGTGGCTCGCCTCTCGTCGACCGGCGTCGATCGGGCGCACATGGTCGATCACGCCCGCACCGTCGGCGGCCCGGCGCTGGCCGCGCTCACCTTCCACGAACGCGCCGCCCGGCTCAAGGCGCTGGGCAAGTACCTGCTCGAGCACAAGGCCGAGCTGTACGCGATCTCCGCGCACACCGGCGCGACCGAGCGCGATTCGGCCGTCGACATCGACGGTGGCGCGGGCACCCTGCTCAGCTACGCGAGCAAGGCCACCCGCGAACTGCCCAACGACACCGTGTATCTGGACGGCGGCGTGGAGCGCCTCGGCCGCAAGGGCACCTTCGCCGGTCAGCACATCTACACCGCGCGCCGCGGCGTCGCCGTGCAGATCAACGCCTTCAACTTCCCGGTCTGGGGTTTCCTGGAGAAGCTCGCTCCGGCGTTCATCGCCGGCGTGCCTTCCCTCGTCAAGCCGGCCGGCCAGACCGCCTACCTCACCGAGGCGGCGTTCCGCTTGATCATCGAGTCCGGGCTGCTGCCGGAGGGCTCGGTGCAACTGCTGTGCGGCAGCGCCGGTGACCTGCTCGACCACCTCGGTGGGCAGGACTCGGTGGCGTTCACCGGTTCGGCCGAGACCGCCGCACTGCTGCGCGCGCACCCGGTGGTGGTGCGCGAGGCGGTGCGGTTCACCGCCGAGGCCGACTCGCTCAATGCCTCGATCCTGGGCGCCGATGTCACGCCCGGCTCCCCCGAGTTCGAGTTGTTCGTCGGCCAGCTGGTCACCGAGATGACGGTGAAAGCGGGCCAGAAGTGCACCGCGATCCGGCGGGCCCTGGTGCCGGAACCGATGGTCGACGCCGTGGTGGACGCGGTGCGGGAGCGGCTGGCCCGGGTGGTCGTTGGCGCCCCCGGCGCCGACGGGGTCACGATGGGCGCCCTGGCCGGGATCGATCAGCGCGAGGAGGTCCGCAAGGCGGTGCGGGCGCTGACCAAGAGCGCGCAGATCGTCTTCGGTGATCCGGAGTCCGTGACCGTCGTCGGGGCCGACGCCGCCACCGGCGCGTTCCTGTCGCCGATCCTGCTGCGCTGCGACGACCGCGAGGCCGTCGAACCGCACGAGGTCGAGGCGTTCGGGCCGGTGAGCACCGTGCTCGGCTACCGCGACACCGCCGACGCGATCGCACTGGCCGCACGCGGCAAGGGCAGCCTGGTCGCCTCGGTCGTCACCGGCGACACGGCCGTCGCGCGCGAGATCGTGCTCGGCCTGGCCCCCTATCACGGGCGGGTGCTCGTTCTCGACACCGTCGACGCCCGGGAGTCCACCGGGCACGGTTCCCCGCTGCCCACGCTCGTGCACGGCGGACCGGGCCGGGCGGGCGGCGGCGAGGAGCTCGGCGGCATCCGCGGCGTCCTGCACCACATGCAGCGCACCGCCGTGCAGGGCAGCCCCGCGGTCCTCACCGCGGTCGGACGGCGCTGGGTCACCGGTGCCGACCAGGTGCGCGGCGACGTGCACCCGTTCCGCAAGGACCTCGGACAGCTGAAACTCGGCGACACCATCGTGGCGGGCCCGCGCCGGGTCACCCTCGACGACATCGGCCACTTCGCCGAGTTCACCGGCGACACCTTCTACGCCCACACCGATCCCGAGGCGGCCGCAGCCAACCCGCTCTTCGGCGGCATCGTCGCGCACGGCTACCTGGTGGTGTCGCTGGCGGCCGGATTGTTCGTCGACCCCGCCCCGGGCCCGGTGCTGGCGAATTTCGGCGTCGACAATCTGCGGTTCCTCACCCCGGTCAAGGCCGAGGACGAACTGACCGTCACGCTCACCGCCAAGCAGATCACCCCGCGCACCAGCGCCGCCTACGGCGAGGTCCGCTGGGACGCCACCGTCACCAACCAGAACGACGAGGCCGTCGCCACCTACGACGTGCTCACGCTCGTCGCCAAGCCCGAGGGAGAAACCAAGTGAGCTACCAGATCTCGGTCTGCTACGGCACGCCCGACGACCCGGCGGCCTTCGACGAGTACTACCGCACCACGCACGTGCCGCTGGCCGCGAAGGTGCCCGGCCTGGCCGGGCTCAGCTGGGGCAAGTGCCGCTCGCTGGACGGCTCGGAGCCGCAGTTCTACGCGGTGGCGCAGCTGCGCTTCGCCACCGAGGCCGACCTCCAGCAGGCGCTGGCCTCGCCGGAGATGAAGGCCGCGGGCAAGGATGTGCGCAACTTCGCCACCGGCGGCGCCAGCATGTTCGTCCAGCAGCTGGAATCTCCCCTGTCCTGAATGATGGTGCGGTGGGCGCGGTCTCGTCCCGCGCCTACCGCCCGCACCGTGAGGAGCCCGTATGACCACGGTCGACGAGTCGGCCACCGCCCACGCCCGGCAGATGTTCGCCGACGACCTCGCCTCGCGTGCGCTCGGCATCGAGATCGTCGCGCTGAGCCCCGGCCATGCCACCGCGACGATGACCGTGTCCGACCGGATGGTCAACGGTCACGGCATCACCCACGGCGGCTACGTCTTCCTGCTCGCCGACACCACCTTCGCGCTGGCGTGCAACAGCCACGGTCGCGCCGCCGTCGCCGCCCGCGCCGACATCCGCTACCTGCGGCCCACCCGGGCCGGGGAACTGCTCACCGCCACGGCGGTGGAGCGCGCCGTATTCGGCCGCAACGGAATCTACGACGTCACGGTCACCGATGCGGCGGGCCGGACCGTGGCGGAATTCCGCGGGGACAGTCGCGTGATCGCGAACTGAGCGCGCACGAACCCGTCCCCTTTTCCACCGTTATTTCTACCGCTGCGTTCCCGTCGACGCCGCGGTATCGAAGTCGAATTCGGCGATTCTGCGGGCGGCGTCGCGTAACGCCTCGATCAGCGGTGAGCTGTCCTCGGCGCGCGTGCACAGGCACAGCGACGCCGGTTCCACGTCCCGTACCGGCACGAACACCACATCGGGGTGCCGGTGGGTGTCCTGGACGAATTTGCTGGTGATCGAGATGGCCACGCCGGTGGCGACGACCTCGAGCAGTTCGTCGATCGTGCGCACCGACGGCCCGTAGACGACCGGCCTGCCACTGGGGCGCGGATCGCAGGCCCACCAGCGCACCCATTCCCGGTCCGCCTCGTGGTCGGTCAGGTGCGGCTCGCCGTCGAGTTCGTCGACCGATATCGAATCCCGGTCCGCGAGCCGGTGCGCGACGGGCAGCGCGACCACCCGCGGCTCCTTGCACAGCACATCCAGGCGCAAGCCGCCCGCGTCGGCCACCGGTGGACGCATCAGCGAGGCGTCCACCTTGCCGTCCCGCACCGCCGACGCCTGCTCCGCCCAGCCCAGCTCCACCAATTCGATGGTGGCGACGCCGGATTCGCGTCGCACCAGATCCAGCAACGGTCTCGTGCGGGTCGCCAGGGCGGCGGTCATGAAGCCGATGCGCAGCGTCTCCCCCTCGGCCCGCACCGCCCCCACCGCACGCTGGGCCGCCGCGAGCGCCGCCCGCGCCTCGGGCAGGAATCGGCGCCCGGCCGGGGTGGGTTGCAGTGGATGCACCGAGCGGTCGATCAGCTCGACGCCGAGTTTCTGCTCGAGCTTGCGGATCTGCTGGCTCAGGGCCGGGGTGCTGATGTAGAGCCGCTGCGCGGCGCGCCCGAAATGGCCTTCGTCGAGCACCGTCACCAGATACGAGACCAGACGCAGGTTCAGGTCGACCACGACAGCCTCTCTCGCCGTGGCCAGCGACACCGCTGGCCTGTACCGATAAGCAGAAGGTTAACACCTCCCCCGAGGAATGTAATGGACATCACGTTCCTGCCGGGCGAGATTGGAAGCGTCTCGCACAGCCCCGCGAGAAATGCGCGGCGAATTCGCTGCACGCGCATCCGATCCGGTCGAATGTACCCGGCCGATCGATTTCCCGTTTCACCTCGAGAGGACCATCGCAGTGACCATCTCGGCACCCGTCGGCCCCACGTTCTGGATGCAGAATCCCGGCACCACCCCGAAAGGCGCGCGCAAGGAATTCGTCGACCCCGACGATATTCCGTGGACCGATTGGCTCATGCCCGGCACCCGATTCAAGCTGCTGTACGCGAACCTGGCCACCGGCGCCTTCACCGTGATCCTGCGGGTGGACCCGGGCGTGACGGCCACCCCGCATTGGCACCTGGGCACCGCACAGGCTTTCCTGCTCGAGGGCGGATTCCATTACGACCCCGACGATCCGGGCCGCGCGGGCACCTACACCTGTGAGGTCGCCGGCGCGGTCCACCAACCGGTCTCCCCCACCGGCACCACCATGCTGGCCTTCGTGGACGGCCCCATCGCCGGCTACCTGCCCGACGGCACCCTCGGTGTCGTCGCCGACGCCCGCCTGCACTACTACATGGCCCGCGACAACAACGCCGTCGCCCACACCCAGGTCGTCGACTACGCCACCGACCCCTCGCTGACCCTGCACGACGGGGCGCCGACCAGCGAGCGCACCCCGCGGTGAGCGATCGGAAGACACCCATGCTGCAGATATCCACCCCCGAACGGGCCGTTGTCACCGGTGCCGCGTCCGGGATCGGGCTCGCCATCGCCGAGCAGCTCATCGCGGCGGGCGGACGGGTGCTCGCGTTCGATCTGGACGGCGACGGGCTGGCCGCGGCGGCCGAGAAGTACGGCCGGGCGTATGTGCCGCACGTCGGCAGCGTCACCGACACCGACGAGGTGCGGGCGGCGGTCGGCAAGGCCGAGGCCGAGCTCGGCGGGATCGACAGCCTGTTCAACGTGGCGGGCGGGCTGCGGCCCGCGCCGATCGTCGGGCTCGCCGAGGACGACTGGGATTTCACCGTCGACGTCGTGCTGCGCAGCGTCTACCTGTGCACGAAATACGTGGCCGACAGCATGATCCGCGCGGGCAACGGCGGCTCGATCGTCAACATCGCCTCGGTCAACGCGCACATCCCGCTCTACGGCGGCAGCGCCTACGCCGCGGGGAAGGCGGGCGCGGACATGTTCGCCAAGAACGCCGCCCTCGAACTGGGCAGGCACGGCATCCGGGTGAACTCCGTGCTGCCCGGCCTGGTGCAGACCCCGATGGCCGGGTTCATCCTCGGCAACGACCAGATCATGCGCGAATTCCGCGCCAACGCCGTGTTGAAGCGGCCCGCGCAACCCGCCGAGCTGGCCGCTCCGGCGGTGTTCCTCGCCAGCAGCGCCGCCGGTTACATCACCGGCGCGAGCCTGGTGGTGGACGGCGGATACGAAATCGGCAGCTACCCCGACCTCAGCACCCACCTCTAGGAGAACGACGATGACCACCCTGCAGCATCACAGCACCGCCGCCCCGCGCACCTCCTACGAGGAGGAACTCGTCCACATGATGGACGACATCGACGCCCTGATCGAGAAGCAGACCGTCCCGCTCTACCGCAAGATCCTCATCAACTACCGCAGGCACGCCCTGCTCGAGGTGTCGGGCCGCTACGACGAACTGCTCCAGCCGGAGATGACCGTCGCCCACCCGCGCTACCGGATCTTCGAAGGCGGCCAGGGCGTCATCCTCGACGGAATGGACCAGGTCCGCGGCTTCTATCGGTCGCTGGCCGAGCTGGACATGCTGGTGATGTGGACCGGCCGCCAGCGGATCGCCGTCGGCGACCACGGCTTCGCCGGAGAGGCGGAATTCAGCCAGTTCGTGCCCGGAAAGATGCTCGGCGACAACGTCTTCGCCTCGATGGACGACGCCGCCGCCAAGACGGACTCCGGCTACGATCCCGACGCCTACTACCTGGTCCGGCGCACCCTGGCCTTCGTCTGGCCCTACGACGAGACCGGCCGGATGGTCGGTGAACACGTCTACGAGGACACCAACTCCAAGACGGTGACCCGTGTCGACACCGCCGAGGTCATCACCGGCGCCCGCGCGGCCGAACTGCTCGCCCCGCTCATCGAGAAGTACGAGCTACCCGCCTGAGCGTACGACGGCGGACGCCGGCGCGGCCCCGAACCAGACCCGGTTCGGGGCCGCGCCCGCTCGCCGCCTGCTCACCCCCGGACGGCGACCGCATCCCCTTCGAGCAGCATGCTCGGCAGCGCCGACGCCGAAATCGGCGAACGCGCCGCGACTGTGGCACCCTCACACCAGCGATTCCCGCCACGCGGCATGGAGGCCCGCGAATCGCCCGTCACCCGCGATCAGCTCGGCGGGCGTGCCGTCCTCGACGACGCGGCCGTTCTCCAGCACCAGCACCCGGTCGGCGATGGCGACGGTCGACAGGCGGTGCGCGATGATCACCGCGGTGCGCTCGCGCAGCACGGTTTCCAGTGCGCGCTGCACCAGACGCTCCCCGGGGATGTCCAGGCTCGAGGTGGCCTCGTCGAGCACGATCACCGCCGGATCGGCCAGGAACACCCGGGCGAAGGCGACCAGCTGGCGTTGGCCGGCCGACAGTCGCCCGCCGCGTCTGCGCACATCGGTGTCGAAACCTTCCGGCAGCGCCGCGACGACCTCGGACAGGCCGACGGCACGGGCGGCCTCGTACACCTCGGCGTCGGTGGCTTCCGGCCTGCCGAGCCGGATGTTGTCGGCCACCGAGCCGGAGAACAGATACGACTCCTGGGTCACCATCACGACGTGCCGGCGCAGGTCGGCGTCGGTGAGGCGCCGCAGGTCGACGCCGTCCAGCGTCACCCGCCCACCGGTGGGGTCGTAGAAGCGGGTGAGCAGCTTGGCGAGCGTCGACTTGCCCGCGCCGGTCGGCCCCACCAGGGCCACCACCTGCCCGGCCGGGATGTCGAGGGTGAACTCCGGCAGCACCGGTCCGGTCCGCCGGGCCGGCGCCTCCTCGGCGCCCGCGTAGTCGAACCACACGTTCTCCAGCCGCATCGCGCCCGAAACCTTCTCCAGCCGCACCGGATCCGCGGGCTCGGGTACGGCGGGCCGCTCCTCGAGCACGCCGGAGATCTTCTCCAGCGCCGCCGCGGCCGACTGGTAGGAGTTGAACACCTGGGCCAATTCGTCGAGCGGACCGTAGAAGTTCTTCAGATACAGCAGGTAGGCCGCGAGCACACCGACCGCGAGGTCGCCGTGCACCACCCGCCACGCCCCGACCACGAGCACCACCACCGTGGTGAGGTTGCCCAGCAGCCGGGTCAGTCCCGCGTAATCGCCCATGCCGCGGGATGCGGCGACGTTGGCCGTGCGGTAGGCGTCGTCCTCGGCCGCCAACACGCTCGCGTTGCGCTGTTCGCGCCGGAACGCCTGCACCGCCCGCATGCCGCCCATCGCTTCCACGAAGTGCACCACCACGCGCGCGATGGCGCCGCGGGTGCGGCGGTAGCCCGCGCGCTGCCTGCGCTGCGCCCAGCGGGTGACCAGGAACAGCGGCACGAACCCGGCGAACACGACCGCGGCCAGCGGACGGTCGAGGTAGACCAGCAGCACCGCGATGGTGACCACCGACAGGATCGCGCCCAACGCCTCGTTGAGCGCGCCCTCGAGCAGCTCCTGCAGGGTCTCGATGTCGCCGGTGAGGCGGGTGACGACCTTGCCGGAGGTGTACTTCTCGTGGAACCCGACGTCGAGGCGCTGGGTGTGCGCGAACGCGCGCACCCGCAGGTCGTAGAGCACGTTCTGGCTGAGCCTGCCCGCCAGCCGCACGAAGCAGAAGGTGGTGACCCCGCCCAGCAGGGCGGCGCCCGCGTATCCGCCGACGGCGATGCTCAGCGGACCCCAGTCGCCCGCGCGGCCCGCGCCGATGCCGCGGTCGAGGGCGTAGGCGACGAACAGCGGGCCGGCCACGGTGACGGCGTTGTCCACCACGATGATCGCCAACGCCAGGGCGAGGGTGCCGCGATACGGGCGAACCAGGTCGGCGAGCAGCCGACGCGAGCGCCGGGCGAGCACGAGGTTTCCGGTCTCGGTGACCTCGGTGTCCTCGTTGGCGATGCCGCGCCAGTCGGCGGCCTCGTCCGGCTCGGTGTTCGGCCCGGTGGCGCGCTCGGTCACGGCGCTGTCGGTGCTCATGGTTCACCTCCCATCAGTTCGCGATAACGGCTGCTGGTGCGCAGCAACTGGTCGTGAGCGCCCTCGGCGCGGACGCGGCCGTCGTCGAGTAGGACGACACGGTCGGCCAGGGCCGCGGTCGACGGCCGGTGCGCGACGAGCAGGGTGGTGGCTCCGGCCAATGCGCCGCGCAGCCGCTGCTGGACCCGTTCCTCGGTCTGCACGTCCAGCGCCGAGAGCGGGTCGTCGAGCACCACGACGCGGGCGCGCCGCTGCTGCCCCGCCCTGGCCAGCACCGCCCGTGCCAGCGCGAGCCGCTGACGCTGGCCACCGGACAGGCTCAGCCCCTGCTCCCCGATCCGGGTGTCCAGCCCCCACGGCAGCGCGTCGACGAACTCGGTCGCCTGGGCGACCTCGAGGGCCGCTCGCACGTCGGCGTCGGTCGCGGCCGGATCGCCGAGCGCGACGTTCTCCCGCACGCTCGCCGAGAACAGCACGGGCTCTTCGAACGCCACGGTCACCAGCGAACGCAGATCCGCCAGCCGCAGCCGCCGGATGTCGATACCGTCGATGCGCACCGCACCGCCGGTCACGTCGTGCAGTCGCGGAATGAGCCCGAGCAGCGCGGTTTTGCCGCTGCCGGTGGCACCCACCAGCGCGACCGTCTCCCCGGGCCGCACCACCAGCGAGATGTCGCGCAGCACCGGCTCCCGCGCGTCCGGGAACGCGAAACGCACGTTCTCCAACCGTAATTCGCCGGTGACGCGTTCGGGCAGCGGCACCGGGTCGACCGTGTCGGTGATGTCGACGGGGGTGTCGATGATCTCCCAGAAGCGGTCGGCGGCGGTGCCCGCGTCGTTGAGTTCGGCGAGCAGGAAGCCGGTCCAGATGATCGGCCACTGCAGGAACGTGGCCAAGGTGACCGTGCCGACCACCGCGCCCAGCGATATCGTGCCCGACACCACCGAATACGCGCCGAACCCGAGCGCGAACACCAGGATCAGCTCCGACAGCGACACCATCGCCGACCACAGGGTCGCATCCAGACGCACCTTCGCCAACTCGGTCTCGCGCAGGGCGCGGGCCTGCGCGGCGAACTTCGCACCGAAGAACGGGCCGCGTCCGAATGCCTTGAGCACGCGGATGCCCTGCGCGGCCTCCTGAGCCGTGGTCGACAGGTCGCCGGCCTGATCCTGCGACCGCCGGGAGGCGACCGAGTAGCGTCGCTCGAAGCGCGCGCAGACCGCGGCGATCGGCACCGCGGCCACGGCGTAGACGAGGCCGATCTGCCAGCTCATCACCGCCAGCACCACCAGCCCGACCGGGATCACCACGGCGTGGATCACCAGAACGGGGCCGGCGAATCCGATGAAGCGGCGCAATCGCGCGAGGTCGTCGACCGCGCGGGAGAGCAGCTGCCCGGCTTCCCAGGCGTCGTGGCGGCCGATCGAGCGCGCCTGCAACGCGGCGAATATCTCGGCGCGCATGGTGGTTTCGAAGCGGGTCGCCGGTTCGGCCAGCAGCCAGCGCCGCCCCCAGATACCGACGGCCTCGATCACCCCGAGCACCAGCACCGCGCTCACCGGCACCAGCACACCGCCCAGGTCGCCCGCGGCGATCGGCCCGTCCACGATGCGGGCGACGACCAGCGGCGTCACCACGGCGGTCAACATCGCCAGCACCGACATCGCGGTGGCCGCGACGAAAGGCACGCGGTACGGCCGCAGGTAGGGCCGGAACCGTAGCAACGAGGTCAGCGCGCCGCGGGAACGCTCCCGCGGCCCGGGTCTGTCGACCTCCGCGGCCTCGGCATTCTCCTCCACCGTGATGGACACGGTGATCCCCCTTTCCGATGACTCTCAGCGCATTTCCCGGCGCTCCCCGCACCGGCGAACCTCAAGCCTGTCACCACCGCCCGCCCGAGCCAACCGATTTTCCACAGGGCGGGCCGCGGCGACCGCCCTGTGCACCACCGGCCACGACCCCGGCCGCCACCGTTTCGACGCCGTGCCGCCGGGTATCTGCGGATCGACCCCGGCCGCGCCCGACGCGCCGGGCCCGCACGGATGAGAAGGCATAATGGTTTTCGGCAACACTTCGGCGGCGTCCAGCACGGACCGCATCGCCCAGCACCCCACCTTCGAGCGATTCGCTCGCGCCGGCTTCGTCATGACCGGCATCGTCCACCTGATCGTCGCCTATCTCGCCCTGCGCGTGGCGTTCGGTGGTGGCGGCACGGCCGACCAGTCCGGCGCCATGGCGCAGATCGCCGCCGCCCCGGGCGGACGGGTCGTGCTGTGGATCGCGGTCGCGGCGTTCCTGCTGATGGCGCTGTGGCGGCTGGCCGAGGCGGTGTTCGGCAGCGCGTCCAAACCCGACCACGACAACCGTCGCAAGGAGGCGATGCGGCGCGGCAAGGCACTCGCGGTCGCCGTCGTCTACGCGGCGCTGGCGCTGACCGCCTTCACCTTCGCGCGCGGCGGCGGCAAGTCGAGCAGTGGCGAGAGCCAGAGCCTCACGGCGCGGTTGCTGGCGAACACCGCGGGCAAAGCGGTCCTGATCGCCGCCGGGCTGGTCGTGCTCGGGGTCGGCGCCTACTACGTCTACAAGGGCGTCACCGGAAAGTTCCTGAAGGATCTCGACACCGCGGGCCCCGCCATCCGCCGCCTCGGCACCGCGGGCCACATCGCCAAGGGCCTGGCCATCGGCGCGATCGGCGCCCTGCTGATCCTCGCGGTCGCCCAGTCGGACCCGAGCAGGTCGGCCGGGCTGGACGGCGCCCTCAAGACATTGCTCGCCCAGCCCTACGGCGTGGTGCTGCTGGTGCTCGCGGCGATCGGCATCGCCACCTACGGTCTGTTCAGCTTCGTGCAGGCCCGCCACGCCAAGATGTAAGCGGCCGAACGGGTTCGGACGCCGACATACCCGAGCCGCATGGTCTTCGGACGCCGGCCGGACGCTCCCTGGAGCGGACCGGCCGTCGGCTACTCTCGGGGCATCCGCCGTCCGAGGAGTCGCACCGTGTCCCAGTCGCCCGTTCGGAACCCCTACGGCACGCCGTCCACGTCCGGCCCTCGCCCCATCAGCCGGTTCCAGCAAGTCGTCAACGCGGTCGTGCGCACGCTGCTGCGCGCGCCCGTCCTCGGCCCGGTGGTCGGTCGTCGCCTGCTGATCCTGCATGTGGTAGGTCGCAAGACCGGCCGGGTGTTCGACATCCCGCTGGCCTACACCCGCCATGACGGTGCGCTGCTGATCGGGACCGCGGTGCGGCCGTGGGTGCGCAACCTCCGCCCGGGCACCCCGGTGCAGGTGTCGATGGGCGGGCCCCGCCGCACCGCCGAGGCCGAGGTGTTCACCGACGAGGCCGAGGTGATGCGGCTGTTCGAGATCATCGCGCGCGACAATCCGCGCAATGCCGAGTACAACGGCATCGGTTTCGCCTCGGACGGCTCCCCGAACAAGGCCGACATCTACCAGATTTGGCGGGCGGGCGGCGCGGTCATCCGCCTCACCCCGCGCTGACCGCCGGTCGGCGCCCTCGTGCGGTCAGTTGCCCAACGCGCGGAATCGGCGCACCGCCAGGGGCAGGAACACCGCGGTGATCAGCAGCGGCCAGAGCACCGCCGCCGCCACCGAGTGCGCCGAGATCCACGACGCGCCACTCCACCCGGGATTGCCACACAGCGCGCGGACCGCGGACGCGGTGGCGGACAAGGGATTCCAGTCGGCGATCGTGCCGAGCCAGCGCGGCATCGTCGCGGTGTCGACGAAGGCGTTGGACAGGAACAGCAGCGGCCAGACCAGCACCTGCACGACGGCCACCGATTCCGGCCCGGCGACGACGAGCCCCAGGTAGATGCCCACCCAGAGCAGGGCGAACCGCAACATGAGCAGCAATGCCA contains:
- a CDS encoding LysR family transcriptional regulator, whose translation is MVDLNLRLVSYLVTVLDEGHFGRAAQRLYISTPALSQQIRKLEQKLGVELIDRSVHPLQPTPAGRRFLPEARAALAAAQRAVGAVRAEGETLRIGFMTAALATRTRPLLDLVRRESGVATIELVELGWAEQASAVRDGKVDASLMRPPVADAGGLRLDVLCKEPRVVALPVAHRLADRDSISVDELDGEPHLTDHEADREWVRWWACDPRPSGRPVVYGPSVRTIDELLEVVATGVAISITSKFVQDTHRHPDVVFVPVRDVEPASLCLCTRAEDSSPLIEALRDAARRIAEFDFDTAASTGTQR
- a CDS encoding SDR family NAD(P)-dependent oxidoreductase translates to MLQISTPERAVVTGAASGIGLAIAEQLIAAGGRVLAFDLDGDGLAAAAEKYGRAYVPHVGSVTDTDEVRAAVGKAEAELGGIDSLFNVAGGLRPAPIVGLAEDDWDFTVDVVLRSVYLCTKYVADSMIRAGNGGSIVNIASVNAHIPLYGGSAYAAGKAGADMFAKNAALELGRHGIRVNSVLPGLVQTPMAGFILGNDQIMREFRANAVLKRPAQPAELAAPAVFLASSAAGYITGASLVVDGGYEIGSYPDLSTHL
- the paaI gene encoding hydroxyphenylacetyl-CoA thioesterase PaaI produces the protein MTTVDESATAHARQMFADDLASRALGIEIVALSPGHATATMTVSDRMVNGHGITHGGYVFLLADTTFALACNSHGRAAVAARADIRYLRPTRAGELLTATAVERAVFGRNGIYDVTVTDAAGRTVAEFRGDSRVIAN
- a CDS encoding 2,4'-dihydroxyacetophenone dioxygenase family protein, which produces MTISAPVGPTFWMQNPGTTPKGARKEFVDPDDIPWTDWLMPGTRFKLLYANLATGAFTVILRVDPGVTATPHWHLGTAQAFLLEGGFHYDPDDPGRAGTYTCEVAGAVHQPVSPTGTTMLAFVDGPIAGYLPDGTLGVVADARLHYYMARDNNAVAHTQVVDYATDPSLTLHDGAPTSERTPR
- the paaZ gene encoding phenylacetic acid degradation bifunctional protein PaaZ, which produces MSELLQSYVGGRWVTPPDEGTPLLSAVDGSVVARLSSTGVDRAHMVDHARTVGGPALAALTFHERAARLKALGKYLLEHKAELYAISAHTGATERDSAVDIDGGAGTLLSYASKATRELPNDTVYLDGGVERLGRKGTFAGQHIYTARRGVAVQINAFNFPVWGFLEKLAPAFIAGVPSLVKPAGQTAYLTEAAFRLIIESGLLPEGSVQLLCGSAGDLLDHLGGQDSVAFTGSAETAALLRAHPVVVREAVRFTAEADSLNASILGADVTPGSPEFELFVGQLVTEMTVKAGQKCTAIRRALVPEPMVDAVVDAVRERLARVVVGAPGADGVTMGALAGIDQREEVRKAVRALTKSAQIVFGDPESVTVVGADAATGAFLSPILLRCDDREAVEPHEVEAFGPVSTVLGYRDTADAIALAARGKGSLVASVVTGDTAVAREIVLGLAPYHGRVLVLDTVDARESTGHGSPLPTLVHGGPGRAGGGEELGGIRGVLHHMQRTAVQGSPAVLTAVGRRWVTGADQVRGDVHPFRKDLGQLKLGDTIVAGPRRVTLDDIGHFAEFTGDTFYAHTDPEAAAANPLFGGIVAHGYLVVSLAAGLFVDPAPGPVLANFGVDNLRFLTPVKAEDELTVTLTAKQITPRTSAAYGEVRWDATVTNQNDEAVATYDVLTLVAKPEGETK
- a CDS encoding EthD family reductase, with protein sequence MSYQISVCYGTPDDPAAFDEYYRTTHVPLAAKVPGLAGLSWGKCRSLDGSEPQFYAVAQLRFATEADLQQALASPEMKAAGKDVRNFATGGASMFVQQLESPLS
- a CDS encoding ABC transporter ATP-binding protein, with product MSITVEENAEAAEVDRPGPRERSRGALTSLLRFRPYLRPYRVPFVAATAMSVLAMLTAVVTPLVVARIVDGPIAAGDLGGVLVPVSAVLVLGVIEAVGIWGRRWLLAEPATRFETTMRAEIFAALQARSIGRHDAWEAGQLLSRAVDDLARLRRFIGFAGPVLVIHAVVIPVGLVVLAVMSWQIGLVYAVAAVPIAAVCARFERRYSVASRRSQDQAGDLSTTAQEAAQGIRVLKAFGRGPFFGAKFAAQARALRETELAKVRLDATLWSAMVSLSELILVFALGFGAYSVVSGTISLGAVVGTVTLATFLQWPIIWTGFLLAELNDAGTAADRFWEIIDTPVDITDTVDPVPLPERVTGELRLENVRFAFPDAREPVLRDISLVVRPGETVALVGATGSGKTALLGLIPRLHDVTGGAVRIDGIDIRRLRLADLRSLVTVAFEEPVLFSASVRENVALGDPAATDADVRAALEVAQATEFVDALPWGLDTRIGEQGLSLSGGQRQRLALARAVLARAGQQRRARVVVLDDPLSALDVQTEERVQQRLRGALAGATTLLVAHRPSTAALADRVVLLDDGRVRAEGAHDQLLRTSSRYRELMGGEP
- a CDS encoding ABC transporter ATP-binding protein, with product MSTDSAVTERATGPNTEPDEAADWRGIANEDTEVTETGNLVLARRSRRLLADLVRPYRGTLALALAIIVVDNAVTVAGPLFVAYALDRGIGAGRAGDWGPLSIAVGGYAGAALLGGVTTFCFVRLAGRLSQNVLYDLRVRAFAHTQRLDVGFHEKYTSGKVVTRLTGDIETLQELLEGALNEALGAILSVVTIAVLLVYLDRPLAAVVFAGFVPLFLVTRWAQRRQRAGYRRTRGAIARVVVHFVEAMGGMRAVQAFRREQRNASVLAAEDDAYRTANVAASRGMGDYAGLTRLLGNLTTVVVLVVGAWRVVHGDLAVGVLAAYLLYLKNFYGPLDELAQVFNSYQSAAAALEKISGVLEERPAVPEPADPVRLEKVSGAMRLENVWFDYAGAEEAPARRTGPVLPEFTLDIPAGQVVALVGPTGAGKSTLAKLLTRFYDPTGGRVTLDGVDLRRLTDADLRRHVVMVTQESYLFSGSVADNIRLGRPEATDAEVYEAARAVGLSEVVAALPEGFDTDVRRRGGRLSAGQRQLVAFARVFLADPAVIVLDEATSSLDIPGERLVQRALETVLRERTAVIIAHRLSTVAIADRVLVLENGRVVEDGTPAELIAGDGRFAGLHAAWRESLV